The Pseudodesulfovibrio sp. zrk46 genome contains a region encoding:
- a CDS encoding DUF465 domain-containing protein: MESKDLELITKYEGEDAELKALWDQHVVYEKMLEKLESKSYLSPTETQEVKELKKKKLAGKTQLQTLLDKYRTEA, translated from the coding sequence ATGGAATCCAAAGACCTTGAACTCATTACCAAGTACGAGGGTGAAGACGCCGAACTTAAGGCTCTGTGGGATCAACATGTAGTATACGAAAAGATGTTGGAAAAGCTCGAATCCAAGTCGTATCTGTCTCCCACAGAGACTCAGGAAGTCAAAGAACTCAAGAAGAAAAAGTTAGCAGGCAAGACTCAATTGCAGACCCTGCTCGATAAATACCGCACGGAGGCTTAA
- a CDS encoding HAD family hydrolase, with the protein MVIANPLMNRGYLEGVKCVVFDCDGVLIDSLEANKQYYGIIKEQLGLPPLTPAELYYVHMHTHRHAIEHIVPEGKLDEAWQKTRDFDSSSLVQYLQRSDGVREFLSWLRGAGFSLAVNTSRADTIDFILKIMDLEGFFYPVITSAKVVRPKPHPEGMHMIMQAHGLLPHEIAYIGDSKVDERTAQASGVRFWAYQDQSLMADVHIEDFWEIKAAMQQCYKGGSCLY; encoded by the coding sequence GTGGTAATTGCTAATCCGCTTATGAACCGTGGGTATCTTGAGGGCGTCAAGTGTGTGGTCTTTGACTGTGATGGCGTACTCATCGATTCGCTGGAGGCCAATAAGCAATATTACGGAATTATTAAGGAGCAGCTTGGACTGCCTCCACTTACTCCAGCGGAACTCTATTACGTGCATATGCACACTCATCGTCATGCCATTGAGCACATTGTTCCAGAAGGAAAATTGGACGAAGCATGGCAGAAGACAAGGGATTTTGATTCCTCTTCATTGGTCCAATATCTTCAACGATCTGATGGTGTAAGAGAGTTCTTGTCTTGGCTCCGAGGAGCTGGGTTTAGCTTAGCAGTGAATACCAGTCGGGCAGATACGATAGATTTTATACTCAAAATAATGGATTTAGAGGGTTTCTTCTACCCAGTGATCACGTCGGCCAAAGTCGTTCGTCCTAAGCCTCATCCTGAAGGTATGCATATGATTATGCAGGCCCATGGATTGTTGCCTCATGAGATCGCTTACATTGGTGATTCTAAGGTGGACGAGAGGACGGCGCAAGCTTCGGGGGTTCGTTTCTGGGCTTATCAGGATCAGTCTTTGATGGCTGATGTTCATATAGAAGATTTTTGGGAAATCAAGGCCGCCATGCAGCAATGTTATAAAGGTGGTTCTTGCCTGTATTAA
- a CDS encoding DivIVA domain-containing protein: protein MTVSKIDLLNKQFSRRMFGYSRMEVDQFLLELAEVLGNAADVQKGLKKKIKQLEQSVKEYRQRDETLRDTLMSTQKMVDDLKVTASKEAQLIIDEARTKADETVQKGHNRLAQLHEEIEDLKRQRTRFEVQLKGLIKTHLELLETPDPEKEIAEELESKLKYLKKVD from the coding sequence ATGACCGTTTCCAAGATTGATCTTCTTAATAAACAGTTCTCTCGTCGTATGTTTGGGTATTCCCGCATGGAGGTTGACCAGTTTTTGCTGGAGTTGGCTGAAGTGTTAGGAAACGCAGCAGATGTTCAAAAGGGGCTTAAAAAGAAAATCAAACAATTGGAGCAGTCGGTGAAGGAGTATCGTCAACGTGACGAAACCTTACGCGACACACTGATGTCTACCCAGAAGATGGTGGACGATCTCAAGGTTACTGCCAGTAAAGAAGCTCAGTTGATTATTGATGAGGCGCGGACCAAGGCGGACGAAACTGTTCAAAAAGGTCATAATCGATTGGCCCAGCTTCACGAAGAGATTGAAGATTTAAAACGGCAGCGTACTCGGTTCGAAGTACAGCTCAAAGGATTGATCAAGACTCACCTTGAGTTGTTGGAGACGCCTGATCCAGAAAAAGAAATCGCCGAAGAGCTGGAGTCCAAACTCAAATATTTGAAGAAAGTTGATTAA
- the miaA gene encoding tRNA (adenosine(37)-N6)-dimethylallyltransferase MiaA encodes MKSAPPIVCMLGPTGTGKTAAAIAVSERRPVSVINFDSRQVYKDFPIITAQPDAEEQSACPHLLYGFLPTEEKMTAARFVELAIEKIEEVRAEGRLPILVGGTGMYLKSLLTGIAPIPDIPEAVRTEVLDRVRKVGPQKLHAELTETDPDYAAKIHPNDTQRNARAAEVFIATGKNMTWWHTHGDHKPAPYAALKVGMQIELNELEPHLAKRIGVMLELGALDEAKAAMNKNADPEAPGWSGIGCAELLAYLQDEVSLDEARARWVKNTRAYAKRQITWFKKETDIHWFKPGDNEAVANLVDEWLKEYVA; translated from the coding sequence GTGAAATCAGCACCGCCCATTGTTTGCATGCTCGGCCCTACCGGCACAGGCAAGACTGCTGCTGCCATTGCGGTATCTGAACGGCGTCCTGTAAGTGTCATTAATTTTGACTCACGCCAAGTTTACAAAGACTTTCCAATCATTACTGCTCAGCCTGATGCGGAAGAGCAGTCTGCATGTCCTCATTTGCTCTACGGTTTTCTACCTACCGAAGAGAAGATGACGGCGGCTCGCTTTGTTGAACTTGCAATAGAAAAAATCGAAGAAGTGAGAGCTGAAGGGCGGTTGCCAATACTTGTTGGTGGTACCGGTATGTATTTGAAGTCCTTGCTTACCGGTATTGCTCCCATCCCTGACATCCCCGAAGCCGTTCGCACCGAAGTGTTGGATCGGGTTAGAAAAGTAGGGCCACAAAAGCTCCATGCTGAGCTTACAGAGACCGATCCCGACTATGCGGCAAAGATTCATCCTAACGATACACAACGCAATGCTCGTGCCGCAGAAGTGTTTATTGCTACCGGGAAAAACATGACTTGGTGGCACACTCACGGGGATCATAAGCCCGCTCCCTATGCTGCACTCAAAGTAGGAATGCAGATTGAGCTCAATGAGTTGGAGCCTCATCTGGCAAAACGGATTGGTGTAATGTTGGAGTTAGGTGCTCTCGATGAGGCGAAAGCTGCCATGAATAAGAATGCTGATCCTGAAGCTCCTGGCTGGTCCGGAATTGGGTGTGCCGAGCTGCTAGCCTATTTGCAAGATGAAGTCTCGTTGGATGAAGCTCGTGCAAGGTGGGTTAAGAACACTCGCGCCTATGCCAAAAGACAAATTACTTGGTTCAAAAAAGAGACAGATATTCACTGGTTTAAGCCTGGTGACAATGAGGCCGTGGCTAACCTTGTTGATGAGTGGTTGAAAGAATATGTCGCTTAA
- the pgsA gene encoding CDP-diacylglycerol--glycerol-3-phosphate 3-phosphatidyltransferase, which translates to MGRDAIWTVPNILTIIRILLTPVFVMAYTSENFNLAWILFAIAGLTDALDGFLARIWNQRTQLGAMLDPLADKALLVTSFICLAAKGWIPDWFTVLVVSRDAIIIGGLAVLNFWGVDVRSRIKPIWISKFTTTAQILLVILVMLSRTFRIEMAFTLSVIIWVTAVATAWSGIAYVKRGFELFAEESSEC; encoded by the coding sequence GTGGGCCGAGACGCGATCTGGACAGTTCCAAATATACTTACGATTATCCGGATTCTTTTGACTCCGGTCTTTGTTATGGCCTATACGAGTGAGAACTTTAATCTTGCTTGGATCCTGTTCGCTATTGCCGGTCTAACTGATGCTCTTGATGGTTTTCTCGCCAGGATTTGGAATCAGCGCACTCAGCTTGGTGCTATGCTTGATCCACTTGCAGACAAAGCTCTTCTTGTTACTTCATTTATTTGTCTAGCCGCCAAGGGGTGGATACCTGACTGGTTCACAGTCCTCGTAGTCAGTCGGGATGCAATCATTATTGGCGGTTTAGCTGTCTTGAATTTTTGGGGTGTAGATGTTCGGTCGCGAATCAAACCTATTTGGATAAGCAAATTTACCACTACAGCTCAGATTCTTTTGGTTATTTTGGTAATGCTGAGCCGAACATTCAGGATTGAAATGGCTTTTACCCTCAGTGTCATTATTTGGGTGACTGCTGTTGCAACAGCGTGGTCAGGTATTGCCTATGTTAAGCGTGGATTTGAATTATTTGCTGAAGAATCAAGTGAGTGTTGA
- a CDS encoding YggT family protein: MDLIVRAIATVLGIVLNAYFWIVIISALLSWVNPDPYNPIVRFLRGVTEPVFYKIRSIIPFAVVGGFDLSPIVVILAIKVCEIVVVGNLMRLAYSLGGGMPM, translated from the coding sequence ATGGACTTGATTGTCCGCGCTATCGCAACTGTTCTTGGCATCGTTCTCAACGCCTATTTTTGGATCGTTATCATATCCGCGTTGCTTTCCTGGGTGAATCCTGATCCGTATAATCCCATCGTGCGTTTTCTGCGTGGTGTAACGGAGCCGGTTTTCTATAAGATTCGCTCTATTATTCCCTTTGCTGTAGTTGGCGGCTTTGATCTCTCGCCCATAGTGGTCATTCTGGCCATTAAGGTGTGTGAGATTGTAGTTGTCGGGAATCTCATGCGCCTCGCCTATTCTTTGGGCGGAGGCATGCCAATGTAG
- a CDS encoding histidine phosphatase family protein: MPKELDEHQPLSPMGREQITKSAKAAQILGLRFELIVASRKARSIQTAEIMAEYTGYPISKIELSDTVKAMSRPEETINFIKEYQGLDSILITGHLPSLAKVSSALLTGNQYLEINIENGGLMQINVMLPKSKGALNWYLSPVHLAQIANS; encoded by the coding sequence ATGCCTAAAGAACTCGATGAGCACCAGCCTTTAAGTCCTATGGGCCGTGAGCAAATCACAAAATCAGCCAAGGCAGCTCAAATACTTGGGCTACGCTTTGAACTAATCGTTGCCAGTCGCAAAGCGCGCTCAATACAAACGGCCGAAATCATGGCAGAATATACAGGCTACCCTATCTCAAAGATAGAATTATCGGATACTGTTAAAGCGATGTCTCGCCCTGAAGAAACAATTAATTTTATTAAAGAATACCAAGGCCTTGATTCCATATTAATTACCGGACACCTTCCTTCACTGGCAAAAGTGTCATCCGCACTGCTCACCGGCAATCAATATCTGGAAATCAACATTGAAAATGGAGGACTAATGCAAATCAACGTTATGCTCCCTAAGTCTAAAGGAGCATTAAACTGGTATCTGAGTCCCGTTCATTTGGCGCAAATCGCCAATAGTTAA
- a CDS encoding twin-arginine translocase TatA/TatE family subunit: MIGGFGVWELLIILVIVLVIFGAKKLPEIGGGIGQAISNFKRATNEPEEIDVTPKEKKENKED, encoded by the coding sequence ATGATTGGCGGATTCGGCGTATGGGAACTTCTGATTATTCTCGTGATCGTTCTGGTCATTTTTGGCGCCAAGAAGCTCCCCGAAATAGGAGGCGGCATCGGCCAGGCAATCAGCAACTTCAAACGCGCTACAAATGAACCTGAAGAAATCGATGTCACCCCCAAGGAAAAGAAAGAGAACAAAGAAGACTAG